AAATTGTTATTGAGAAAGAAATGGAAAGAAGCATAGCAGAAAAATTGCCGGGGCAATCGACGAGGCATAGAAGCTGTTATTTACGGAAGCGTAGAACTTCAATATTAAACTTAAAAAGGGGAACAATAATGCAAAATTATAAAATCAGCATAGCATATGACGGTAGAAAATATAAAGGATTCGGCAAATCAAAAGGTGAAGCGGATAAGACTATACAGGGCAAGCTTGAAGCGATATTGACAAAATTGTACAAAGATGAAATAGAAGTTGTAGGTGCGGTAAATACCGGGGCAGGTGTGCATGCACAAGAACAAGTCGTCAATTTTGTTGCGCCAAATGGAAGCCTCAGTAAGAATGAGATTTTCGAATACCTGGAAAAGTATTTGACAGATGATATAATAACACTTTCGGTTGAAAAGGCAGATGCACGATTCCACAGCAGGTATCTGTTAAAAAGCGTGACCTATGAGTATCGCCTTTGGAAATGCGACGCTATAAAGCGTCCATTATTCGAGAGGCAGTATGTCAATGTGTTGAGTCTTAATGCGGATGTTGCCAAGATGAGCCGTGCAGCCATGGAAATTGAGGGAAGCCATGATTTTTTGGCTTTTTCATCGAATAAGAAAGTAAAAAAAACGGTCAAGGAAGTAAGATCAATCAATATAGAGGAAACAAAAAATGAAATAATAATTACAATGAATGCAAACGGATTTCTGATGAATATGGAAAGGATAATTGTAGGAACCCTTGTTCAGATTGGCATGGGGCAACTCCCCATAGAGGCAATAGGGAAAGCCTTCGAATATAAGGCGGCTGAGTATGTTGGATATAAAGCCAGTGCAGAGGCTCTTTGCCTGTTAAGTGTAGAATACTAATCCGAAAACATATTAAAAATTGGAACTAGAGTAAGCAAGAATCACTGGGTTATGCGGTCGGGTAGGTTGTTTCGATGCAATAGATCCGCCTTATCATTTGCAAAAAAAAGTTAAAGTGCTTTGCTCAGATGAAATATCGAAGCCAAGCACTTTGACTTTTTTATTTACCTGTTCAATTGACAAGAATCAGTTCGAAACCATAGTCTGTTTTGATTGCTATCTTATCAGGAGCCATAGTCCGATTATTGCAGAAATTAAAGCCCACACGTAAAAGAAAATGACTGTTCCTTTATCTCCCAAATACTT
This Peptostreptococcaceae bacterium DNA region includes the following protein-coding sequences:
- a CDS encoding tRNA pseudouridine(38-40) synthase TruA (mediates pseudouridylation (positions 38, 39, 40) at the tRNA anticodon region which contributes to the structural stability), with amino-acid sequence MQNYKISIAYDGRKYKGFGKSKGEADKTIQGKLEAILTKLYKDEIEVVGAVNTGAGVHAQEQVVNFVAPNGSLSKNEIFEYLEKYLTDDIITLSVEKADARFHSRYLLKSVTYEYRLWKCDAIKRPLFERQYVNVLSLNADVAKMSRAAMEIEGSHDFLAFSSNKKVKKTVKEVRSINIEETKNEIIITMNANGFLMNMERIIVGTLVQIGMGQLPIEAIGKAFEYKAAEYVGYKASAEALCLLSVEY